CGGGTTTCGCCCCCCGGAACAAGCGGCAGCAACAGGTGTTTCGTAAGAAACGTATAGCCACCCCGCTTATATGTTTAGTTGAATTATAAGGGATGGCGGACAGAATGTCAAGGGCAATTTTGCCTTTTTTTCAAATTTTAACAGCCCGCGAAGCCTTGGTACGCCTGGATTTCTCAGGATTTTCCATGGCAAAATCAGTTATGTCTAATTCATAGACGATATGTTAACAATTTATGAATTATTACATTTTTCTGTCTTTTTTCTTTCCACCGATTTCTTTGGATATTTCTGGTGCAAGCACACGCACAGCCAGGCCGTCTTCATAATAAACACCCGAAACCGGTTCATCGTTTTGCCACCTGCCGGTAAAAACAATTTGCCCGTTCGAAGAATAAGCGGTGCCGATTCCGTGGCGCACGCCGTTCTGCCACTGGCCGGTATAGCAGATTCGTCCCTCGGCGCTGAACAGAGTGACCTCTCCGCACAGAGTGCCGTTCTTCCACCGGGCAACCAACAAGGTGCCGTCTTTGGTGCGGAAGCTGGCGCCCATTCCGTGGCGCTGGCCGTTTTCGAGTGCGCCCGCGTAGCAGACGGAGCCGTCCGGGCCGATTACTGCGCCGCAGCCGCCGGGGCGGTCGTTTTTCCATGTGCCCGCGTAAAGCCCGCTTGCGTCGGGACGAAAGCCGACTCCTACGCCCTCGCGGCGGTCTTTTTTCCAGGTACCCGCATAGCACAGGCGGCCTGTTCTATAGTAGTAGGCGCCAAAGCCGTCGCGCCTGCCGCGGGAATAGGTGCCCTCATACGCGGTTTTTCCATCCGGCATCTCCGTGCGGCCCCGGCCGTGGCGCTGGTCATCCAACACCTCGCCGTAATAGTGGTAGCGCTCCGTCTGGCTGATTATGATGGTCTTGACCGCGCGGGGGATTTCCTCGGCGGCCTCCGGCGGCACAGGATGGGCATCCGCACAGGCACAAAGCCCCGGCGCGCGGATGGCGCCGTCTGCTCCGCACTTTGCTACCGCATAGCGAACGGCAGAACTTTTATTTTTATGGACTTCCTCATGAAACAGCTGGCCGTTCATCGCATTACATAGCGTTTTGGGAACATCCGGCTGGGTGGATTCTTTTTTTGGAAAATCCTGCATATTTTCAGGTTCGACGCATAGATCACTTCGGATTTCATCCAAATTTTCTTCCATTTTTTGAATTTGCTTCAATAAATCTGAAACCGCAATCTCCCCCGCCTTCGCCGGGTTCGGCGGAAGTGATTCCTCCCCGGCACTGTTTTCCTCCCGCAAAATCGCCGTTCCCGGCCAAGGCTCGTCCTGCTGCGGCGCATACAACTCCTCCTGCG
Above is a window of Faecalispora anaeroviscerum DNA encoding:
- a CDS encoding MORN repeat-containing protein — encoded protein: MRVSEQEILTIYYKGYSALASLHGTLFEARRDFLGSGKKGKGRISGREDGMQVQVRYALSPGGFVWERSCDRRLTEQVRSIPGGYALSILDENGAVRSRTEYNKEHHLQKAEYYAPGGAVQESLSVLPERPEELMRTHWQENGEQSQTILRACPICMGTVEQTMIDSEVGEPQIIAARLDGDFCYCTEQEYRRRAELQERLRSGVVSSVPVFVPQQDEKSAEHSLSDEPSSVSQEELYAPQQDEPWPGTAILREENSAGEESLPPNPAKAGEIAVSDLLKQIQKMEENLDEIRSDLCVEPENMQDFPKKESTQPDVPKTLCNAMNGQLFHEEVHKNKSSAVRYAVAKCGADGAIRAPGLCACADAHPVPPEAAEEIPRAVKTIIISQTERYHYYGEVLDDQRHGRGRTEMPDGKTAYEGTYSRGRRDGFGAYYYRTGRLCYAGTWKKDRREGVGVGFRPDASGLYAGTWKNDRPGGCGAVIGPDGSVCYAGALENGQRHGMGASFRTKDGTLLVARWKNGTLCGEVTLFSAEGRICYTGQWQNGVRHGIGTAYSSNGQIVFTGRWQNDEPVSGVYYEDGLAVRVLAPEISKEIGGKKKDRKM